TCCACAATAAACACAGGTATCAGTGGTGTGGTGTACATGCAGGTTTAAAAGTGTCTCTGTCAGAACTAAAGGATCACTTAGTGTATAAACTCTTGTCCAACTTTCAATGCCAAGGTCATGTAGGTATGAAAAGCGaaagtgaaaatgtaatttcGCCTCCCACTGTCTGCCCTGAAGACTTTTATCTTATACAATACCTTATTGTGGTTACAGGCATTTATTTGCACATCCTTGTCGTCAAGCATATCGTAAGAAGTAGACAACtgagtaaaacacaaaaatcaaacaatTACTTTGACTTCTCTAAGTAGATAATTAGCCCGCCAGATATTCATGGCAGGAACACGGCAAGCTTATTAGCCGTAGCTAGCCTATTAGCATAATGTAAAAACGTAGAAATAACCTTGTATACATCATTGACCACGTTAACTCAATGAAGGGAAGCTTTACGCGTCTTCACTTAATCCAAATCTTCATgaacatttaaatatacagCAGCTAACGTTTTAAGAAACTATTAGAATATTAGTCCGCTGTGTAGCCTAAACATTATACAGGTCCTTTCAGACATAGGCTGtgaattaacaaaaaaaacattattttattaaacatatATCATTCTTATGTTGAACTTAAACGTATTTAATGAACTTAAACTGTAtaactgagtgatgacagcgACACCTGCAGTGGTCCCAAAGACCCTCAGGGGTCCTTGTGGTCAGGCTCTGGGTGTCCTCAGCACACTGAGTTGTAGGCTATTATTAAAAAgtagaacaaaaaaaaatagggACTGCAAACAGATGGCAGCAGTTTCACATCTCCCACCCACACTGTTATATAATTTGATATGTATTCAtatctaaaaatacatttcctttACAAATGAGGTTAAATGGATGAAATCTGATTAATCAAGGGTCTTACTTGGGGAATTTAATCTTTGATATAACAGTTGCCAAATCATGCACTTTTATCACCGTGCTAAACCCCCAAGAAATGATATTACATAGGCTACAAAAATGAACCCATCCTTATGTTGTTGGGAACCTCCTGCAGTCTCGCTCCCAGGGGTCCCAGATCGTCCCTGAAGCCACCCTCGGGTAGGCTATCTCTCAGCACACATTGGATATGCAGCCTACTCGCGGATGGGCGGTGCAAGGCAGGCTGTGCAGCTTGTGCGCATGTGATGTAGCGGTGCAggtcatcatcattatcattattgcaTGGTTTGATGTCCAACTGGAAGAAGCGAGGATTTGCAAAATAGCAGCGTTCAGAGGACATCGCGCTTCAGACCGGAGACGCCGACAGATCAGGTGACATCATGAGCAAAGTGCAGGGCGGGATGAAATGCGTGAAATATCTGCTTTTCGTTTTCAACTTCATCTTTTGGGTAAGTCCGCTTTACTAACGGTTTGCATAGAAACCTCgttgttgctgttttaaaatgttttgaacagCCTCTCacctttatttaaattattttgttagaGGAGCCGATATGTgtttgattcatttattttaaatggttATCAGGCTTTGTTTGTATGTGGAAAACCTGTTAGTGCTCCGCCTTATCCGAGTGTTTACATGTTCAACATACTGCAGGCAtacagtctgtctgttgatGCTGTTAGATATGGTTTTCAATTAACCTGGTTTCTTGATACACTGGGGAACTGGAGTCTTCATTGTGCACACTGCCTCTGCAAACTACTCTCTGACTCTCTACTGTTTTTCTTAATTCTCAAACCAGTCCTGTGTTAGCTATGTTATCAACCATCTTATAGTCATCTAAATCCATTATGAACCGCTAATAACCTCATTACAGCTCTTAAAGGATCCTTTCTCTATGTACTGCTTGAAATAATTACTGAGTAAATACAATTACAGCCTGTAAGCCACTAAGCCTTTTATGTAGTATGTAATGTACCATTGTCATCCTGCAGCTCAGGGTGTTGCTACTTTTCCAACACACCCACTGCTTACATCTTCTCTCATGGTTTGGCAGTACTGTGACTTTCCTTTCTTCAGTTTACAGACATGGTTAATCTGTTCTAGTCTTAATCTGAGCATCATGGAGGGTTTTGTTTTGGGCTGTTAGATCTGCTCAGATAAACTTACCTGTGGATTCACTTGCGATTTTCTGTGCAGTGGCGCCTTATTATCTGTGTTTGTAGTGGGAATACACATTTGGTAAACATGGTTTAGCGCCATGGTTTCCAACAGTTTTGGCTTCTAACCCCTTAAAACAAAGCTACTGTTTGTGTTGTGATCCCTCATCACAGGTTGTGGACATACGCAAACTGTTAGACCAAAGAGTGAATGAAAGATTCTTTCTTTTcgggttgttttattttaatcattttgagtgacccaaataaattaaataatccaAGAAAAAAGTTCGAAAAGGTTTTCTGCTTTCCCATTCAGTTAAACATCTCTCAATCCTGCAAACTTGTTCTGCAACCCTCTGGGGGTCCTGACACCCAGGTTGTGGACCACTAGAACAACATCATCGTCAGTTTAAGCTCCCACTTCAGATTACAGATACATGTGTTTTGCTTAAATTACTCCTTTGTGTTAATTCAGCATTAGTTCTACGTTTCAGTTTTGAAAAAACAGTAAATGAAaggactgcaactaacaattgACTAATCTGCCAATTATCGTCTTGtcaataaaatgtgtaaaattagcAGCAAATGCTCATTACAGTTTCCTAAAGCCAGAGGCAATGTCTTCAAATCGCTATTTTTGTCTGAAAAAAGAGGCTAAAAGAGATTCAATTAATTGTCACAGAGGACAAATAAAAGCAGCACATCATCACAACTGATAAACTGGAACCAGGTACCATTTGGTATTCTTGCTTGAAAAAGGACTTAAACAATCAATTGATCAATTACCACTTATTACCAATAGCTGCAGATTCATTTTATCGAGTAATCCACCAACTGTTTCAGCTCTAGATGTTATTACAAACTCTTGCAACTGTTGTGGATTGATGGACATTTTTTACCGCTAAACGATACAGTATATGTGGATCCAAACGGCTGCATTGACTCATATGTGCTCTGTAAGACGATCACTTGTCTTACCAAAACAGACAGCGGCCTCTTTGTTTAGGAGTTTCGGGACTGAAAGCGGAGCTGTTGTGGTTGGAGCCAAAAGGGGCGTACAGTACGTGTCATTTTGGGGTGCAGCGCCAAACAAGCAGCCGATGCCAGTGTGAGTTACATCACCCAGGCACTGTGAGGCTGGCACAGCCTGTGGCTGAAATGCACCATGGGAGATGGACCACTGATGCTGTGATGCTACCGTTTAGATGTGATATTTTGATGGTCCATATGGAAACACGAGCTGCTGTTACTAATTGTTTGGGTCGTCAGTAGTTGCAGATCCATTGAGTCGAGAAAAGAAACCATAGATTGAACAGACAGCTTTGATTACGACATGTTTGCCTCCCAGAATTTGATTTCTTAGAGTTTGCTGTTAAAAGTTTAAAGGTTAAGGTGATTTTTTCACCTGGAAACTCTTATCTAATCAGATATCATATCAGATATATAAGCTACAGAAAGAGAACGAGAAATATAGGTTGGAATTTAGATTTCCACCTGTTTATAATTTGTTCAAATTTGGATTTGTTGTGTCAAATGTTGTAGAACTGTTTtttagttatatataaaatctcTTGAAAAGACTATCCTTTAGCGATATACACTAATAACATTTAGTATTAAAACCCTTCATCTGTCTTTTAATTGAATATAACATCGGCAGTTTAAATCAAATAATGCCAGTTAGCTGTATgtaaaaagtcagaaaaatgaGCTTTCTCACGGTGACACCTGGGTTCAATCCAAAACGGTTTATTTATGGTCAAGCTGTCCCAGGGTGCAATGATGTCCTCTTAATGTTGTGACAAATACATCAGACACATCATACCTGATATTCTGTTTCTCAGCTTAGACTATACATCACCATAGTGCCATTAAAGTATTACTAAGATTGTTGCATTGGATTTTTtcttatataaaaaaattgaaTTCATAAAAATAACTATTCTTTTGGCACATATGCAGCCAACGATCTGTATGAACAAGTCTGAAACTattggatttttttaaaaacctggtGATGCGTTAACATTTCTGGCAGCAGTTTGTTTACAATAAACATAAGAAAAAACGAGCAGTGAGTGTCAAGAGCCACTTCGCTGACAAGACAAAGACAAGCGCAACACCTGCAGAATCTTAATCAACAGACAAAAagccaaaggaaaaaaaaaaaatgacggGCCTCGGTGGTAAACTTCGAAGGGATTAGCGGGCAAACATGCCATAATGTTTAGAACTTATCACAAAAGACAGGACTTTAATCTTAAAAAACAAGGACCACATTTCAAGAAAGTTCAAGTGTGAATTGCTATTCTGCAAAAGTGTGTAATTATGACATGAATACTGATTATATACGTTATCATTCCTCAGCTGTCGGGCCTGTTCGTGCTGGCTGTGGGACTTTGGCTCAGGTTTGACCCAGAAACAGTGGAGCTACTGACAGGCGATGGCGCCCCTTACACCTTCTTCATAGGTACGTGCAGCCTCCAATCAAACCTGACCTCATGCCTACAGATCATAAAATATGGAGCGACATAATGAAATTTGAAAATTtgaattttgaaaaataaactcagGTCTCATTTAGACACcgggtctggtttttatagaagttctttggatgtatagaacctcttaaagcccaccAGGTCGCCCACTTGAGCTAGTACTAAACTGCTCACAcgcatacaaatataaatgtttaaatttatgtcagtatggacacgTTACGTATCATTagattggttagattctccgcaattatatataatagttcagttcattttatggAAACAACAGGCACCAAAgtataattcattcagatttatcGGCATGGTAAACAAGAGAGACGAAAAATTGATTATTCATATTCCTTTAGTCCGTAAGGTTCCACCGTTCAAaagaatttaaatgttttttcataatAATCAATCCAAGTTCAAATAACTACGATAACCTTCAGCTTTCATCCTTTCTAAGGTAGGCTACCACAACTTTGATATggggctttctctctctctctgggcaTCAGGTTGGCCTGTGCGCTGTCTCTCTGAGCTAGATCAAATTAATGATTCGTAACTGATATGTTATTCTATCGcctaatttttatacaagtaatattcattctggtttaaataaacagttttatagtagcctatttcccatctttgcaaagcaagagttttgtgtgaaatgatGTTTGCAAGTATCAAATGTGGGTGAgtgaatttatttatgtatttctttttgggtataaaataaagaaatgtgtaaaaacgtgtaaaaacaaacatttctataTGTCCCCAAATCAATCTGTTTTGAGGGCAGTATTAGATTTCATGCTTGATGACGTCAGGTTTTATGGtacattgtaaaaataaatcaacaaaccCTTGTTAACTTCTCTGAGGATTCCCCACCGCCATTTTAACTCACTTTTCTTAGTGGTTTCAACCATCATTTATATCCTTACTTAATAGCCCCATTTTAAATCCTCAGATGTGCCACCACAACGCTGACGTGACAGATGGTGGGAAGTGCCGAGGAGAAGTGAAAGAGTGCATTTCAAATCATTATTGCCCCATTAGTAGGTAGTGCTCCAGTTTGTGGGTTTATGGAGAGAATTGCAAATTTTCCttgattttcctttttctgGAATAATATTAATTGATCAGTCAGAGATGCTCAAACAATGACAAATGGACCACAGCCTCTAACTGATTAATGAACAGCTCAGTGTCTCTGCTGAAACATCTTATATgtttgaagcactttgtactcaGGTGGCTTTTGATTGATATTCAGTGACGAGTTCCTTTTACAGAGCtcagaataaaacacacagtatTTGACATGATTAAAACTTACAGTAGACTAGACAAACACCCTTCAGTGTGCAGTAGTGTTGCAGTACTCCCTACAATaggccttctctctctctctttctttctctgcgtAAGAGTGGATGATTAGAATGAAGCCTATTCTTGTTACTCCAGTTTAGACCATGACCTAAAATGGTGACTTCACTTCATCAGCTCTCTGCTGTGCTTTCATGGAACTGGCTGCCTCCCTTAGGACATGAATAGCAGGTCGGGTGGGGCATGTGAAAGGACTCTATCCTGAAGACTCATTTAATAGCAGTCATAATACTGTACCATGCAGGGCGTGTTTGTATAGAGtagcttttaaaaatgtgagaAAGAAAGGCACAGTGGGatcaagtttttaaaaaagtaatatgaTAAAAGCCTAATTGCAAGAAACACTTTGCCAAGAATACAGCCTAAAAAACGTTACAGTAAACACTCAATATAAACTTAAACTACGTAATGCTGTCATGCACAGCATGCAAGATATTATTCAAGGTGTCGCTGAGCTACAATTTACTTATGTTCTCACAATTATCTGCTTATGCAAACTACTGTAGGTGAGATCATTTTTGttcagtttggttttatttgacaTGCAAATACCAGACCTTATCAGAGCTTGTCCAACTTGTCTCACACATTTCTAATGTGCACACTTACTTAAGTACCTCAGTGTACCTTATTGTACTTCACTACACATTGCCACGCAATATTGCACTTTTCACTCCACTACCTTTAcaattactttgcagattaagatttaaCTTACAAAAGATAATCTTAAAACATCTATTGCATctttttatagattaaactgCCCAATAAATAAAGCTGTCAGAATAatctacaacattaaaatgcatcagtaataataatccactAACGTATATTGAAACACTGAAAGGGGACGATCTGCAATGAGTACTTTAAGTAccttttgctgataatacttctgtaatTTTAGtttgaatgcagaacttttactgGGTAAAAGTGttgctacttttactcaagAAACGACTGCACAAGCACTGATCTGTCCTGGAGCGGCGCTTGATGTAAGGCAACAACAGACTGCAACAGATTGCTGAATGCAAAGTTATCAATTCATCTACATATCTGAAAGAGCGTGCATAAGATCGACCGGCAGTCTTACTTAGGAGCCttagcaacaaaataaatatcatcaTGAGCTTCCTGAGCAGAATGGTAGAGTCCACATTTACCTCTAGCAAAGAGGCTAAACAGAGCAATAccataattaaagctgcaagcagcgttgggcgggccctcgcacttgtagcgcgtccgcgcgtgagccggccgagttgcacattctggagctctgccggtgcggctgtgaatttcctacgcggttccgacgccgcatgaaggtgttatatgtcacttcctgtgtcccctacagcacacatttcatcgttactgtgtgttagagcatgggagaacagtggatacttttaatacagcccacacccctaatactgtgtaactataacaagtaNNNNNNNNNNNNNNNNNNNNTGAAACACTGAAAGGGGACGATCTGCAATGAGTACTTTAAGTAccttttgctgataatacttctgtaatTTTAGtttgaatgcagaacttttactgGGTAAAAGTGttgctacttttactcaagAAACGACTGCACAAGCACTGATCTGTCCTGGAGCGGCGCTTGATGTAAGGCAACAACAGACTGCAACAGATTGCTGAATGCAAAGTTATCAATTCATCTACATATCTGAAAGAGCGTGCATAAGATCGACCGGCAGTCTTACTTAGGAGCCttagcaacaaaataaatatcatcaTGAGCTTCCTGAGCAGAATGGTAGAGTCCACATTTACCTCTAGCAAAGAGGCTAAACAGAGCAATACCATAACAAGGCAGCATTCTCTGTGGGTGAATCACTCTCCATTCTGACACCTCTGTTCTGTGCATATAAaagatgcagacagagagaaacctGAGACACAGCGAGATGTTTACATTCACTGATATGTACTTCTACAAGCTACCAGCGCTAACAAGGAGGAAGTAGCAGTTGGAAGTTGCCTGCCAGATAGCTCCAGTTTCACTTAGAGGAAGTGCAACAGTAAAATAGTGCATGTTAAAGTCAGTGATTAAGTGATGGAAAACATCACGAGCCAAGATCAGTTCTCTGTAGACACTTTGTATATACAGTAGAAGCTGTCTTGGCCCATTATATTTTCCATTGCTAACCCAGACACTCTGCTTTGAAGCAGCGTATCCCTCGCCTCCGTCCCCCATCTCTTCACCTCATCTTTACCTTCCCTTTCGTTCaacagcaggaaaacaacagCTTGCCATCCCCCCATGTGGATTAATTAAATTGCTGCAGTGGTTGCTGTCTATGTCACTGATTAGGCCCTTAGCATGGACCTCAGGGACCAGTCCGGTGTATAGTTACAGTGTAAAGGGCTCAGTAGTGAGGCCTGGGAGCAGGGGAGTAGACAGGGAGAGGTGACGACATccaggagctggtggaggaTTATGTCTAATTCTGCAGCAATCAAACCCGTGAAAATGTGATTTGCCTTTCTACCAGACAGATGGCATCTGTTTAACTGCTTTACCCTGCAGGACCATGAATGCATCAAATCTGAGTAATTGGAAACAACACTAATGTATCAAAAGAGTTACCCAGAAGCCTTGTTTCTCAATCAACTTTAATTCAAATGTGACCGTGATACTGCACAGAGTCTGACTGTACCTCTGAGACATATATAGATGGGGAGGATTTCCAGCTTTTAGTAGCTTGCCTGCAGCAGGACATATCCAGCGCCTTGTTTTGTTCAACACACTGACAGATGGGCACTGCAGGTTTGAGTTACTGGACTGCCTCTAAAAGCACCAATCCATCTTGAAACCCATATTGCACGTAATTTAGACTCAGTGACCACTACAGCAGGACACAGTTCATACACCGATCATAAATCTGACagattaaatattttcagttatCACTCATGATATACCAAGTGGAGGCAAAAAATACCATCTCACAACAGTGAGCCAAACAATAAAAAGTGCTGGCAGATTGAGTCAGAGATTCTCTTTGTGTCTCAGATTTCTTTCATCCCATCTCAAAGTTTCTAAAATTCACAAGCTGCTGAACTGAAGAAGTAGGCTTATAATCAGacttaattgtgtgtgtgtgggggggggggggggttaaagcTACTCAAGGAATTTCCGCCTACAAGTTagccaaacacaacaacagtcTTTTTATAAACATTGCACAATTGGTGAATTCTTTATTTCCTGATTTATTTCTGCAGAGCATTTTACAGTTCAAAGTTCTAATCTATCTGCCTTTTCTCGCCTCAGCTGTGTACATCCTTCTCGGTGCAGGAGGGTTGATGATGATCGTTGGATTCTTTGGTTGTTTTGGGGCTGTACGTGAATCTCAGTGTCTTCTGGCATCGGTGGGTTGAAATGCTCCAAAGTGCTGCCTCTCGTGGCATTACTCATGCACTatagtgttgtgtttacatatTCCTTTACTACAGATATACTGTATGCGACACAGTCCCTCTGAATATTTTAGGGTAATGCTGTATTTTTACATGTGTGTCATTTCTAAATTATTTCCTTGTGATTTCTATGAAGCTTCCTGAAAAGATCTACATGCAATGTGGTACTAATTCTAGGGGAAATAGAGTTTGATTGGTATATTTCCAATTAATTAATCCCAATTAATTGCTAGTGTAACCAAAGTCAGTGCACAGCAGGTGAAAGCAATGTGAGGTTTGCCAGCAGACAAGTATACAATTTAAAAAGTCTGGGGATTAATATTTCTCATAATAAATGGACAATTTAATATTTACTTTGGTTAaaattgagatttttttttctttcaaggaTATTCATATTTTCCCTTGAAGTAAAGTTGTGCCAAATTAGTTCTTCTCAGGAGACTTCCCTAGGaaattgacaaaacaatctcagaGATTGTTTGCGAAATGATTAGGAAATGACTTGTAAAATTAAGTTACCTTCTTCATCGCTAGAAGGCAATAACaatcctctttttttctgttctgcagTTCTTTGCTTGTCTTCTGATAATCTTTGGAGCAGAGATCGCTGCTGGTGTGTTTGGATTCATGAACAAGGAACAGGTACAACAAATTAAGCACTTAATTTTTTGAAACAGATTGTAATATGGCTTCTAAATTTGCAACCAAAAATGTCTTTTATCAATAATAGATTGTTGAGGAAGTCCAAAAGTTTTACAGTAGCTCCATCGCTGATGTCTCCAATTCAAATGCCACTGCAATAGCATCGATTTACCACAAAACTGTGAGTAAAACTTGGCTTGTGTTCAGTTGCCTCCTTCACATGGTTGTCACAATTAACACCACCTGCATCAAAACTTTAttctttttgtactttttacatgAACAGCTGAACTGTTGTGGAGGCTCTACATCTGACACATCTAACACACTTTGTGAAGAGACTGCAGAGGACACACAGGTGAACTCATGGCTGCTATGACACGTTACACCCACATGATGGCAGTACAGCCTCATTTTAAAAGAGCAGCTGGAATTAAGTATCAAATCTAAAGTTCACATAAAATCATTCACAGCAAGATCATGTACAGTACTTGTAATTAACAATAttaatgttttactgttgttgttgttgttgttgttgttaggaCTGTCTCACTGCAATAACAGGCTTCTTTGATGAAAAGCTGCATATTATTGGATACATTGGGATTGGTGTCGCAGGAGTGATGGTGAGAATGTTCAAAACCTTGAATTTAAACTTCATAAACCCAGAAATGGTGATTCCACttcacattcatttttaaactatCTATCCTCACTTGCAATTCGCTGGTTATGCTGGGTTGTGATACTTTACATGAAGCTCCACAGATGTTTTAACGTGTtccaaaatgtgtgtgatttcagATCATAGGAATGATCTTCAGTATGGTTCTGTGTTGTGCCATCAGGAACAACAGGGAGGTTATATAGATGGTAAGTTGACTCACCCCCCACCCAGCCAGCTACACTGATCCTTTCATAAGCAATCCATCTGCATAAGAAGGGAAACACTAAAGTTACCATTTCAATGTCATTTCTTATAGTCCAGAGAGAGAGGACAATACATCCCAGTTGTTCACTGGCCAAATTCAACACGATACGCTGGATCGTTATCCTTCACACCTTCTCCTCAACTCCACCAGCACTAAAAGTGTATTTCTCTTTCCATAACACATACTCTGCTTTTGGCACAACTCTGTGACATTCCtccattttaatatatttttgttttattgctggCGCTCCACAGAGGTGACAGCGCAGTACAAGAAGCCTTCTTTGACACAGGAATGTTGTGTGTTGCTGTAAATATGGACACCTACTTTATGCACTTGCTGTTAACATTATTTATCGTGCCCTTTATAGCC
Above is a genomic segment from Micropterus dolomieu isolate WLL.071019.BEF.003 ecotype Adirondacks linkage group LG18, ASM2129224v1, whole genome shotgun sequence containing:
- the tspan2a gene encoding tetraspanin-2a, giving the protein MSKVQGGMKCVKYLLFVFNFIFWLSGLFVLAVGLWLRFDPETVELLTGDGAPYTFFIAVYILLGAGGLMMIVGFFGCFGAVRESQCLLASFFACLLIIFGAEIAAGVFGFMNKEQIVEEVQKFYSSSIADVSNSNATAIASIYHKTLNCCGGSTSDTSNTLCEETAEDTQDCLTAITGFFDEKLHIIGYIGIGVAGVMIIGMIFSMVLCCAIRNNREVI